GATGGAAGATTGGCTTTGATGTTTGCACGATTATCGACCACGCAGGTGCAATAGAACTTTTTAGTGCTGCACCATACTCATTAGGATGTGAGCAAGTGTTGAGGATTACAGTACATCTTCCTCTTCGATCCTTGAAAAATTCCCCTAATGACATGCAGGTTTCCATGAAATTCagtattttgaatttcttgctGCAACCCGAATGCTGCTGCTCATCGTTGTGTATATTATACATTTCTGCATTATTTTGATCTCATGCAAtatctttttctgatttctgctTTTACGGCATGACATTAAATTTTGGTAATATTAGCTCGGAGAACTAGGAATTCGAAGAACGAAAAATTCGATTTAGAAAGAGTTGAGTTGTGGTTGAAGTGCTGGCGTCATTTACAGTAGACTCGGTGAATAAATCTGTTCATGTAAACTAGGCACCTCATGCCATATCGGGGTgtttaattgatttatttgtgTATTCACCTTTCCTGTGAATTGTTGTATTATTTCAGTATTATATAGTCtccattaaaaatgaaattcaattGAGTCACGGAACAAAGGATTCACATCAGCTGGTGTAGAATTTCGAGTAGGCTTTTAATGATAAATGCTTGCTGCTGAACAATGATAAGTTGATCCTACCTAATTAAAATGCTTAAAACGACAAGatcattcttcaaaattattccTCTAAGTTGTATGATATAATTATATTGAACAAAATGCACCAATTCAGGTGATGAACCACTTCATCATGTCCATAAATTGCGCTTCTTTCCTGTAGTACGTCTGACCCTTCAGATGATAATGCAAAATAAACTCTGTATATTCATATAAATGTAAATGAGTGATTCAGTTTTCAGTTTGTCGATGGTATTGGACTGTCGACAACAAGTGTTTTGTGGACAGCACTCCCAAATGTATTTTGTGAACAAATATTCTCTGTATATCttacaatgtttttatttctatcaaGGTAAGACAAGATGGCTCATTTCCTGAGCTTGAAACCTTAAAAGCCCTTTTCCTGTCGTAGAATTGAGAACCCGAAATGCCATGATTGTTGAGAAACGGAGGATAGGAACCGACCAAAAAAAGGCACGACGAGCGAGCCAGAACGAGAGGGACACCAGCGGGGCTCCCCTCGAGCACGGcttagaaacaaaattaagGGGCGAGGTAGCTGGGTGACATCATGAATCCAAGGTTCATGACAAGAAGGATGGAGAAGGTAAAAATGTACTACTATATTTTAGAGACCccaatttctcttatttttcgtCTATTATCCGAGTACATTGTTAATATATTCCGCTTGCTATTTTTTGTGTTGctccaaattttcttccacaaacAGTGGAAGTTCAACTGGAAATTATTAGGAAtctgccgcaaaaaaaatctgctagaGATACttctgaagagaagaaacacgCTAAAGGTAGCATCTGACAAAGTTGACATTGTTGGGTTTATGCAGGGCAAATAGAGGTAGGGATGTATTTCAAGATCATGTGCGTGGTCAAGCCAACTTCTtcaaaagaatccagaaacgtggaaagaaaaacgtgaaaaacaGCGTTGGTTGAACCGTAGTTATGGTTGCGGGTGGTGGTTTTACTTTCCTACTTTGAATAGTTAGGGAGAATTGATTACACTCATATTCCTGAGATGAGCcactatttccatttttcgttcTCGTTTAGAGATCCCAAAATGGTTTATTTCGTAGTACTCCTTCGAAGAGCTGATTATATGGCTACAGGACTCAAAATAAActataaataagaataaacaaataaagtgaTGTATGCAAACATACTATAACATCTGTCACAGTCATCTATATTCTgatctttttcttaattctcAATTGTTGCcttgaaaaaattctctctTATCTTAGCAATGTGGCTTAGAATTTGATAGGTTGAACAGCAGGCTTCAAAATCGACAATTGTGCGATACCGTACTTGTTTTGACCAGCAAATTTGTACGAATCCGCCGGGTAAGGACTGCTTATACGTAACTTAGCCGAAAAACTGCTGGTAAAACTGTGCTGTAGATGGATGGAGGGAGGATGACAACATGGTATTGTCCATGTTcaactgtctttgaatctcggcatattgaaacgtagtttttaattgattttcttgagctgtagccaagattggtattgatcgtctttattaaacaacagctaacgtttcggcgttatcgccttcgtcagagcctcattagctagactcgGTGCCGCGACAGACCAccacgaaggcgataacgcagAAACCTTAGCTGTTGttaaataaagatcaataccaatcttggctacaactCAAGAAAATCATCAAAGACGGCATGATAGTTTATCAGACCAGTATAAAAGAGAGGGAGGAAGGAGTGGgattcattgttttcataCAATGCGCGGAACAAGCATCAGAGAACTGTGGTGTGTTATTTGATGTCGAGTAATTCTTCGTGCGTTCGTTATCAATTGTTAAAGATTTGCGTTATGATCAGTAGAAGCATATGTAGTTGTTACAGCATTGTCATTTTCCTTGTTAAGATTATAGGTGGTTCTCTGCGTCGAACGTGAACGACATTGATCACCAGTACTAGCGATGAGCGAATCTTCTTCACAAGCCTTCACTCGTTCATTTCTATCACAGTCGTCATCCAAGATGTCCGCAATTTTTGccagtgacgttgacgagagCTTTGAGCCGTATCCATCTGATTTCTTATCTGATCCATCCGccccgcgaaaaaaaaacagtcgatATTGTTCGCAGTCTCCTTCGAGATTGTTTAGCTTCTCTTAGGATCTATTCTAACGtttttttagtccatctatcttCTATTCTCTTCATAATGGGATCAGCCCATcaatgctttgctttcgattttGATTCGAAAGAGGTTTGAGGGaaatcgccttgtcgtacttCATTTCTATTGTCTATTGTTGAGAGGCGGTGGAGGAGCTGTATCGATCTCATGCTAATAACCCAACATATCGTGTCCACATCTTGGTAGACCAGCGCTGATGGTATTGCGTTCGTTTCTGCACTGTCAAAGACTTTCTCATAGTCAGCAAAGGTCGGACAAAGGACAGACGATATGTCCATCAATCCTTAATGACCTTTAACACGGCCTGTATGTGGTTCACGCGGCTGAAAACTTGACCAAATTTAGCATATTCTTAACGTTGGatttcatccagcgtccttgATATTCCTCTGGCATGAGCCGAATATTATAGTCTTCGATATCCCTGCTAATCTTTAGACTTGTCCTTCTTCGTGCTCCTTtaggaatatttttctaacGATGTTCTAAATGATTCTCTTacgaaacttttttcttgcagctGGTGTTTGCCACAAATCCAAGTCTGTCTGCGGGGTACAAGGCTCGTTCTGAACAGTATCGATATTCGTAGTTCTCTGAGGAGGAGATCGTAATCCAGGTTTGGGTCCTCCTTAATGTACCAGTCACTTTGAGACAaggaatcctggagtatgcagTGATCGTACACGATTGATTTCCTATCTCGTTGCGGATGACATGTTTATTTTCCATATTGTGGCCGAGCCAATACGTCTGCTTTGGGGACACGGTCACGGTCATCACCAACGCTGTTGGTGAGTTGGTGATGCCTACAGATTTTTGGCGAAGAGGGCGGAGCGAATTATATCGAGCGGTGGTGAGAAGATCTTGTGAGAATCGATAAGATGGATGACAGGtgagtgggaaaaaaaaatcaaaaccgaGAAGTGTCCATGTTaaactgtccttgaatcttggcatgttgagtACGTAGTTTTTCAGTGaattgcttgagctgtagccaggatgggtaacgtttcggctatcgAAACGTTAACGTAGCGCctttgtcagagcctggaaagtcaaaGTCATCAGTCTATGTTTTCTAATAGTGTGCTAAGAGTTTTCAGATGGGACCCTAATTTGCCTGAcctttcggctttttcgccatTTTCAAAATGAGCATTGCTGTAAGTgaatcaccagcgacgatatagatgatttgatttaCTCACATAATATCAGGCAGATATAGGTCAcggagcggtacaagtggcaagaactcattcgttatcgacaaacATCCATTCCTAtaattcattgaagggtttcttttgtgaatccaaaacgcctccaacgtcttgtTTAAGGATATTTCTGTTCTGTGAGCCACTATAACGCATTACACATCATAATCGCTTCCATTGTGCAGCTCATATCTATGCCTTCCAAATGGTATTATCTCCCTTTTACGCTGTTTTCGCGCCATATGTTCactaatcctcactccaagatCCCTATCGGTTTCCATAGTGTCAGCTGCTTTACGCaacaagcactcaatctcatacaTTCCCCCATTTGTGCGCAGCAGCCTGCTTTTGAGGGGAAATAACACATCTTCCACAGATCACTATCTATCATATAATCTCTTCCTAGCGAGATGGGCCTTGAGGTCCGCATTAGGAATATCAACAAGGATCGCGTTATCTTGTAGATGTGTTTGAACAATCTCAGCCTCATTAGCACTGTcagaaataaagagaagacAAAGAGCGACTGTTTTCGCACGCTATTTGCGAATCCGATTCTTCGTTAATGCGAACGTACTGTACGCTTTGTGATTCATGCCGTTCTTGCTTGCCAGCGCATACTTCACAAGCGGTTTCGAACATATTGCGAATCACTGCGCTTTTAACTGCAGCCGGATGTGTAATGTGGAATGAAACTAACCGTCAACACCTACACCTGTATGAGCAGAGGTGGGTTGCCTCTAGTACCACTTTCGCATAACTGTCCTGAGCttcacaacggaaacgattataATGTGAAATGCGTTGTGCTGGCTCAAGAAACAGAAATGTCGGCAAGCAAGACGTTGGAAgtgttttggattcttaagaaaaaaaaacttttcaatgaACAACCTGAATTAATGCTTGTAGATGACAAtagagttcttgccacttgtaccgctctgtgacctataactgCCTGATATTATGTGAGTAgctcaaatcatctatatcgtcgctggtgatccacACACAGCAATGCtgattcgctggtacactgaccAGAGACAAGTGTGTGCTACCAGCCACATCACATTCGGGTGAACACTACCGTCAGTCGTGCGCAAGTCATTCTTATCCGGAATCAAACTCGTCCTGAGCACTTTGAGAGTTATTCGCTTCTCACTAGTCCTCATGCCGTCCGTCGCCTGAGCGCGCAGCGTCCAAAAGCGGTGTATTCTGGAGGGAGGAAGGTTTATTTCCCATGCTAAGCAGCCATAACGTGCTCAGTTTTCACTACAGATCGTCAGCAACATATATCGCGGTCAAGGGTATCACTTTTTTGTCAAGACAGTGGGGAATCTTTGCTAGGCTTCCAGTTCCGATAAGTCTGAAATGTCGGCAATGTTGAACTCCTTAGGTTCGGAGAACTAAAAGACGTACCTCCGCTGTGTTTAGCAGTTTGCCGCCTAAAGTCACTTCTATACCACAATGAAATGGTTTACTCTTGCGAAGTACagatatttcaaaagaaaaaaataaacatacatAAAATCGCTATTTATCAGTGTGAATCCAACCTCGCCGTCATATAGAACGCTTCAGCTCCGAGTTGCGGAAAATAACGTATGCATTATTGCTGCACCAGTGACTCAATCAACTTTGGAGGAGGTATACGACATGAGGACATTCTGGTTGAAAGAAAGTGGTCTCCCTGCCAAACTCAACCGTTAtctaagaaataaaacaaccaTGAGGAGAAGACAAAGAGTCCTTAGTAGCTGAGCTTTATGAGATATGCCACACATAAAAGACGGACCATCAACAGGAtaatcagattttttcatcaacCCGTCAAACAAATATAATGTTCTTTTACTAACTCGAGCGTGCAGAAAACACTGAGGAGCCGCAGGGGCATTAGTGTTGCCTACTCAAACACAAGTATGAAGAAGTCGATAaacaaaggtcccacctcACCGGAACTCGTGATCAATGAGGCGCTATGCATTTGGCGATATCCATAGTTCCACAAAACTCACTCCATCGTAACAATATCGCAATAATGTGTATCGTAATAATGTGTAGATAATCAGCTAGGAAGACAATATTTTAATACAAATGTAAAAGAGTGCAGAGGTATAGGAGCGAATTACATATCACATATGTGTAGATAAGAAGCATAAGGATTTGTAAGTACGTGTAAATTGTTCGTGTGACACAGGCACTTAGGCTTCAGCTTTAGTAAAATCATCATGCGACGAACAATGACGTCAGAAACAACTGTAGATCGGCCTGCTGCCTGCCTGGCCTGTAGTAGGAAACAAGGTCTCATTTTTGACTTTGCTAGAAGGCAGCTTTCAGCGAATCTCTTGAGGCGAGGCTCTTCACCTAGAAGGTAGAGACAAGAGTCTCGGaaataaaccaaaaacaaaacagaaaaagcgTATATGCTCAATCAGCTCACCGATAGAACTGTTTGAGACCTTCGGAGTACACAAAACCATTAGTCTCACGATGGATTGCAAAACATAACCGGCAATATATCTCGGTCTTCATTACGAGGCGATGAGAAGATATACCGAGCTAGAGCAACGGAATATCTTGCTGTTGATTACTGACTGCAAGCTTGAATGCGGCTTGatagtttgaaaatttgaatgaagcTAAACTTCTCCTTATTTCTGAGAAAGCCATTTTGTGAGACGCGTTTTATAGGGGTCGCAAAGCCTAATGACTCTGAGTACTGCTGGTTTCTTAAattgaaaaacttgaaaatctGGTCGTTGAAAGGATGTGGGTTCttctaaaataatttgatAATTCTAAAATATGTTCCGTCCCCTGTTTAGTAGTGATGAgttcaatttttaatatttcctttGACTGGGTATCTTTCACCCAGAAACACTTTATCTAGACGAACCACCATATTCCAAAACATAAGAATGTATGGccctttcaataaaaaaatccaagaaactAAATTACAAACTAACTGATtgatcaaaaaaataatttgaaatttgaaaatcaaataacTGCTGCTCGTGGGTCGTAATGCATCTTAACTCGAACGTTCTGAACCCTGGAGCTGTGTGCTGCTATTGCCGTATTTCCAGCAGCAGTGTTTGAGTACAGACGTGCAGTTAAGAGTACCGTTGAACCACCAGGAGATAATAGCAAATTTAAGAGCAAAACCCCATAATTTGCAAAAACGTAGACTATGTTTGACGGATCAGTGAcagaatataaaataaatgttatgTCACAGTTTTTACAAAACCTTAGCATTTTTTAGCTTGATGGAAATGATTGTCAGAATTGCGGACAGTGAAGAAGCGAGTTGAAAAAACTCTGTATTGCAGATGAGAGAAACAATAGTTCAATAATTTTTGCCGTTTTCACAGTAGTTCCGCTAGCTTCGAATGATAACTACCATGCGCAGCCAGTGGAGTTGAACAGGTGGAATCAGCTCGACGTTCGGGCAGAGGTGCGTTTAGAAGACAACTGTGAAAATGGCATAAAAGATAGACAGAACACAATAAGCCGTAAAGAACATGAAAGTAGTGATATTCATAGCGATTCCCTTTGTACTTcttatccattttttctaaacactGCATGCATGCTGTTTGCAGTATGTTCTTCAGCAGTAACACAAAAGGCAGCTACACAGTGCTGTTATAATTGGGTCAAAAAAGCTcctgaagcctggtgcagttACTTGATTAAGTGCACGCAGGGGACTCTAACGGTTGAGATTGAGGGAGACCCTAGCAAGTGCCACCCATCATTGTGCTCGTAGTGGAGTCAAGGACGGCTCCACGCCAATCACTAGCTGCACTGCGCAGCTTCGAAAACAGCCAATCAATCAACATCATCGCTCTTCATAGCCCGTGTCCTATAGATTTTCTTCGATCTGGTTGAAGCGCTCCAGCCGAAGAATATGCCTTGGTTGGACATATTGCCATCTGACAAAAATTTGTCTGTGAACAAACTCAGTACGCAGCGGGAATACGTTTCTTGTCGTTTACCTTTGTAGTTGTTTTTGCAACAGACGGCTAAATCGCTCAGCGAAATGCTGTCGGACCTAGTCCGCGTCAGCGAAATAACCAAATAATATTTGATAGCACAGTTGGAAAAATAAGTCACTGATGGTTTAATTTCCATTCTATTTATCCTTCACCAGAAATATATCGGATACGGACTGAGGTCATTtggacccgactatatgtccACTAGAATACAGCATCACGTTGCTTGCACAGAGgcttttcttttaaactgTCAAACAATAAGTCAATTAGAGCGTGAGATCGTGTTTTTTGGACTTGgctttctaattctaattgTTGCTATGAATTTCTAATTGTTGCTATGAATTGCGGATATCAGATACTTCCAGTAACATTGAGAATGGAAGGAACCTAAACGTCATCgaggaggaagaaaattggTAGCGTTACTAGATTTTTGTACGGAGTTTTTCCTTATCGAACGAGATTTGTGACGTGTTATAGCGAGAGAATGCGAGCTGGAGGGGATGATGTGAATTGTGCATGCTGTTCTCTGACTTCTGAGGTAAGCACGCAATAGTATCGCCTTTCTGAAATCGTAATTATATTATCCCTctgtaataataatttttcataaagACTCTTTCTTTTCGATTTGTTGCACTACGATTCTTTCTAGTTATTTTGGCGTGGATAATGTAACTGATGTTGTTTTGGGTCTCCTTCTTCTCTCAAAACTCCTTGTTTCTTTGGAgatgtttaatttttctgaaattagtTAGTTATTTAGTTTCTGAAATTAAATAGTTTCTGAAATTGAGAATGTCACTTATCTTCAGCACCTGTTAACTCATAGTTACCGACATGCATAAGTACATTCGTGTAAAAACGTGAGGTGTGATGCAATTGCAGTCGAAGTGGTACGATGAACCCTATCGCTCCGATCGATAATCAAGAATTAAATTCATCTCCTGACAAATACTTTCAGGGCGTTAAATGGCCACACTAGAGTAATTTTTAAGGGAAGAACGTTTTAATTGAAAAGAGCTACGAGAATGTGTCTGCTCGTAGTTTAAATTCCATAGAAAGAGTGTATATGCTTCACATGATGTTACCTTCTGTGCTCAATTTAACATTTAATGTGTCTTCTTTCAGGAAAACCCGGAAGCCCGTATGCAAAATCTCTCTATAGCAAGTTACAGtagttttcgtattttttagaattttatttagGTTTATGTTATTGTGGGTGCGGTGATTGTTCTTGTATTAGGAATTCTGAAGGTGCTTGCTAATCGCGATGCATGGTTTCTGCTTGTCATGGGGGTTggttcagttgttttcctgtttttcttgttttcaaaaaggaGCTGTAAAAGAAAGAGTGGAAAGCTAGATCTTAAATGTTGATGTTAGATCAAGACCAGTGAACTTGGGACAATTTAGTCCTACTATCCATTAGTGAACTTATCTGTACCTCTTCGTCAGGGATCTGTATGATACAGGTCCATAGTTTGCCTACAAACAATACCAATATAATAACGAGTTCGGATAGCTGAGTTGTGTATACATGAAGAAAATGTCTGACTTTGCGCTGGCGGACTTTAATTGGCGAGCGGATGATATGCCCTAAAACGGCTATTCGCGACTTATCCGAGATATGTCCCTCTTGGTCATCTTTGAGCTTTCCACATTCAGCAGTATTTCGTGTACGATAAATCTATTTGTCACTGTTTTGTATTCTGCGGAGCGTTACGTCTCGTCTATTTGCATATTTGCATGTCCTCGATTTCGGAACTAAAAAAATGGTTCTGTTTCTGTCTGTCACTTTTCTacctttcattttgaaaagtggAGTGTATTTAGGTAACGTTCACAGAAATCACTGAAGTCGTACTTAGTTTCGTGATTAGGAACTTTCTCCTGAAATATCGGCGGCATTAAACAGTTGAAAAGCGGTCTCGATGAGTGAAGTCCAACCGGCTTGAAAGTCGATTACTCACCTGACACTAAACTTCTGGTTAGTCATAGATCGACCGCGAAAAGCTTCCTCTTCGTGCATCGTTCTTTTGCGATGCTCGATGAGCCGCTCTTGGACTATCCCCACAAAATTTTGTAAGTTACACGCAGCAACGCTCTTGCCCGGTAATTCTTCACTTCTGTGACTGTGGttatttttggttgtttttaggaagaaaacaaacaaagaaagaggCCTAgcctttttatgtttttttttccttttgttttgttctctaATACTCGCATACTATCAGGGAAGGGGGAAGTTGTGGCACTTTATCTAGGGacagaaaaattttatcaGTGAGAAGCTGATGAATTAGTTACAAaagataaagtctctggcgtatcaatccgtttgggatccgacaacgcattttactgcaCTCCGGAATCGTAGAAGATTTTATTAGACGAGTGTTGGCTTATATAGTGATCtgcaggggccagccgatgtacGAAGCACATATCCTCCTGTCTGGCGCCGATATGCCGATTTTGAGGGAATAAAGGACTCGGTTGGCACCAGGAAAGATtggaaccatcgactgtgcaGTTACAGCGAAACTCTTACTGACTGAGCTACTCCTGCCATTAATGAATTGGTACCGAATTAGTGGGGGATTCtactgacttcacacatcggtAGTCACAACAGTCACTCTCAGGTCACTATATAGGAAGCACACGAGTTCATAAACCGCAAACAACTTTGAATCAAAGCTGAACGCATCGACGTATATGAAAGGGTCGGTTACTCTGCTGCAGTTTATAAAATTACTGCAGCCTATCATCGCGGATACATGAAATATAATGCATTGAAGGACGACATGGAGAGGGACGAGTAAACGAATGTTCAGTATCGCCTACTTCAAAGGAGATGTCAAGAGGCGGTGAGAAAAGTCTCAGTTACCTCCGTAGCGGCGAGTTGAAATCAAGGCGACGAATAGCGGTTCACTAGACTTAACATGTGGGGAGTCACCGTAAAGCGGACGATGATGCTTTACTTCTCCCCATCTACTGCTGGCTAGAAATACGTCGTACAGGTGCCAGAAGCAACACTTATCTGTTGGAACTAGGGACGCGAACAAAATTTATGATGGAAAATAGCCTTGAAATGTGATTTCCATATAGAACGGAACGTATAATGTATGCCCAAAATAGCATTCATCATTTGGAATGAAATTGTAtagattaaataaattattggtTTTATGGTTGATAGATATAATGGTTTCGGGAGGAATCAATAcagtttaattaattttcttaagCCATAGCCAAGATTGGAATCAGTACAATTATGTGATATAGCA
This window of the Necator americanus strain Aroian chromosome III, whole genome shotgun sequence genome carries:
- a CDS encoding hypothetical protein (NECATOR_CHRIII.G10058.T2) produces the protein MRGTSIRELCNIENGRNLNVIEEEENCERMRAGGDDVNCACCSLTSEVYVIVGAVIVLVLGILKVLANRDAWFLLVMGIIILVLAIIGFMTKNSLIYLIAAIVVVVLAILVVVSTIFFILNSGFTLRAIILIIVDIIFIIFLVHLAYVAYSCRE